Below is a window of bacterium DNA.
GTTATCAGCAGACCGATTCGGGCGGCATCCGCGAATGGATCGAGGGGTTCATGAACATGGTGCCCTGTTCCGCCTGCAACGGCGCGCGGCTGAAGCCCGAGGCGCGCAGCGTCAAGATCGCAGGCCTGGGCATCCAGGAGGTCTCCGCTTTTTCAGTGCAGGCTGCTTTGGAATTTTTCAACCGCCTGCCCTTGACTAAACGCGAACAGACCATCAGCCAGCAGATCCTCAAAGAAGTGCGCGCCAGACTCGGCTTTCTGGTCAATGTGGGGCTGGATTACCTGACCCTGGACCGCGCCAGCGGTACGCTCTCCGGCGGCGAAGCGCAGCGCATCCGGCTGGCGACTCAGATCGGTTCGCAATTGGTGGGTGTGCTCTACATCCTCGATGAGCCCTCCATCGGCCTGCATCAGCGGGACAATCAGCGGCTCATCGACACGCTGCAAAGACTGCGCGATCTGGGCAACTCGGTCATCGTCGTGGAGCATGACCAGGAGACCATCGAACAGGCCGACTTTCTCATCGACCTGGGGCCCGGCGCCGGAGTCCACGGCGGTGAAATCATCGCCCTCGGCACGCCCAAGCAGGTGGCGGCCAATCCCCGTTCCATCACCGGCGCTTATCTGGCCGGCAGGCGCTCTATTCCAAAACCCGCTCAACGGCGTTCCGGCAACGGCCGATTCCTGCGCCTGATCGGCGCCAGGGGCAATAATCTGAAAAACATCACCTTGGAAATCCCCCTCGGCGCCCTGGTCTGCATCACCGGCGTTTCCGGCAGCGGCAAATCCACCCTGATCAACGAGACCCTATATCCCATTCTCAACAAAAATTTCTACAACGCCAAAGGGATGCCGCTGGACTATGACCGCATCGAGGGACTCGAGCATCTGGACAAGGTCATCGCCATCGATCAATCGCCCATCGGCCGCACACCGCGATCCAATCCAGCCACCTACACCGGACTGTTCACCCCCATCCGCGACCTCTACACCCAACTGCCGGAATCGAAAATCCGCGGCTATCAGCCGGGCCGGTTCAGCTTTAACGTCAAGGGAGGCCGCTGCGAAGCCTGCCAGGGCGACGGCATCATAAAAATCGAAATGCATTTCCTGCCGGATGTCTATGTAACCTGCGAAGTGTGCAAGGGCAAACACTACAACCGCGAGACCCTGGAGATCAAATACAAGGGCCTCTCCATAGCCGATGTGTTGGATCTGACGGTGTCGCAGGCGCTTGAGTTTTTCGACAAACTGCCGGTCATTCGGCGCAAGCTGCAAACGCTGAACGATGTGGGCCTGGGCTACATCCATCTCGGCCAACAGGCCACCACCCTGTCCGGCGGCGAAGCGCAACGGATCAAACTCGCCACCGAGCTGTCCAAAATCGGCACCGGTAAAACAGTCTATATCCTGGACGAGCCCACTACCGGTCTGCACTTTGAAGACACAAAAATGCTTTTGACCGTGTTGAACCGGCTGGTGGACCGCGGCAACACTGTGATCGTCATTGAACATCACCTGGATGTGATTAAAACGGCGGACTGGATCATCGACCTGGGACCAGAGGGCGGAGAAAACGGCGGCCGCATCATGGCATCGGGCACGCCGGAGCAGGTGGCGAAAATAAAAGAATCCTACACCGGGCAGTTCTTGAAAAAAGAATTGAAAAAAACAAACTGTGTCGGTAAAAGTTGAACACCCGCTTAAGCAGCCATTCAACCCAATCTGCCACCGGCCCCTCGTTGTGCTGACAAATGCCCTGACAACATTCCAGATATTATCAACCTTGTCATTTTTTACTTGAGTTTAACTACATGTTTAGTCGGTTTGCCCAAAAGTCGATGGCTCGTATTCCCTTTGGCTGACATTTCTTGACTTATCGGATGACCATTATCTCTCCACTCCATCCTTCGACAAGCTCAGGACATGTTCCGGACTGCACACCCGCGCAGATCTCTCCCGCCAATCCGCCTACTTGAGAAACGTGTACCTGGTTGAACCCATGACCGGTCGCCAATACTCCTGTTTCGACTGGAACGGTCCAGCGCAGACGCGT
It encodes the following:
- the uvrA gene encoding excinuclease ABC subunit UvrA, with the protein product IVPWGALKDGWYMTLTAGVVEKYGASLDTPFKDLPEALQQVLLHGSDEVMDFNYKSRSGKMEGKFRNKFEGIIKNLERRYQQTDSGGIREWIEGFMNMVPCSACNGARLKPEARSVKIAGLGIQEVSAFSVQAALEFFNRLPLTKREQTISQQILKEVRARLGFLVNVGLDYLTLDRASGTLSGGEAQRIRLATQIGSQLVGVLYILDEPSIGLHQRDNQRLIDTLQRLRDLGNSVIVVEHDQETIEQADFLIDLGPGAGVHGGEIIALGTPKQVAANPRSITGAYLAGRRSIPKPAQRRSGNGRFLRLIGARGNNLKNITLEIPLGALVCITGVSGSGKSTLINETLYPILNKNFYNAKGMPLDYDRIEGLEHLDKVIAIDQSPIGRTPRSNPATYTGLFTPIRDLYTQLPESKIRGYQPGRFSFNVKGGRCEACQGDGIIKIEMHFLPDVYVTCEVCKGKHYNRETLEIKYKGLSIADVLDLTVSQALEFFDKLPVIRRKLQTLNDVGLGYIHLGQQATTLSGGEAQRIKLATELSKIGTGKTVYILDEPTTGLHFEDTKMLLTVLNRLVDRGNTVIVIEHHLDVIKTADWIIDLGPEGGENGGRIMASGTPEQVAKIKESYTGQFLKKELKKTNCVGKS